ACCTATTGAAATACTTTAATGACATATCATAATTAATGATCTCGAAATGCAATTTTCCTAACTGCACCAAACACCATGGCATTGTATCTTTGATGTGAGATGGAATTTGAGATTCGAATAGTCTTATTGCTTTGAACGAATTGTATTGTGATGATGACCTTAATATTAAAGCAAAATTATACATAATTTCAGGCAGCGTAATTGAATAATCGCTCGTCAGTATCGAGTTACTGATTATTAAAGACCTTGGATTTTTCTTAGAAGTGGTTAACCTGCCTGTTGAGGAATATAGATTTCTCGGTGTTTTGAAAGTTGTTTTATTcatgatattattattattattattattattattattattattattattttggtgGTTCCTGTCGTTGTTTAACAGTTTCGATGGTGGTGTTGTTAGAAGTTTATTTCGGTTATAAACTTTAGCCAATGAGCTTATTGTAGGTTGTTTGGAGGACGGAGATGCTAAGTTCATGGAAATGTTATTCGGGAGCGCAGAAGATGTCTTGTTGTTGGTTGCAGAGTTTTTAGGagtttgaatatttttgttctGATACGCCCTTATCGATGGGTTTGcctgttgctgttgctgtgaCCTTGAGAAATGCTGAatggatgaaaaagaagatgcTGATGTAGAGGGGGGAGAATTAGACGACTGAAACGGCGTATTcacattattattaatattattgccgctggttttgtttgtttttgaatataaGCTAGGTTGTGAACGAGGTTCGAAATGAGATAATGATGCAGACTGAAAGGACGAAGCTGCATTGTTATTGTGACTATTGCTTTTTTGTCTTGTGATGTCGAAAAAAACCCTTTTGAGATCCACGGTAGCTCTCATTTTACAAATGGCTTCGTATGATTCCCAGAGGTAAGGATTAATAGCTAGTGCTTCAGAATGATAAAACGCTCCCTCCTTGGAATGGTCCAGTTTCATATAAAGATTACCTAATAGACAGTTCAAAGTGGCCAGATCAGGAATATGGACGAGGTTAGAATTCAGCACTGCATTTATATGCGTACTACTGCCGTTCGAAGAAAATACATTTGTTATTGAGAGGAGAGTGAGTATTGCTTCGTTCACTCCCTGCGAAAGCTGTAAAGCACAACGGCCGAATATGTAAGCGATACCAAGATGATACTCCTTGAAT
The nucleotide sequence above comes from Saccharomyces paradoxus chromosome II, complete sequence. Encoded proteins:
- the CDC27 gene encoding anaphase promoting complex subunit CDC27 (Subunit of the Anaphase-Promoting Complex/Cyclosome (APC/C)~similar to YBL084C): MAVNPELAPFTLSRGIPSLDDQALNTIIQLQDCIQQAIQQLNYSTAEFLAELLYAECSILDKSSVYWSDAVYLYVLSLFLNKSYHTAFQISKEFKEYHLGIAYIFGRCALQLSQGVNEAILTLLSITNVFSSNGSSTHINAVLNSNLVHIPDLATLNCLLGNLYMKLDHSKEGAFYHSEALAINPYLWESYEAICKMRATVDLKRVFFDITRQKSNSHNNNAASSFQSASLSHFEPRSQPSLYSKTNKTSGNNINNNVNTPFQSSNSPPSTSASSFSSIQHFSRSQQQQQANPSIRAYQNKNIQTPKNSATNNKTSSALPNNISMNLASPSSKQPTISSLAKVYNRNKLLTTPPSKLLNNDRNHQNNNNNNNNNNNNNNIMNKTTFKTPRNLYSSTGRLTTSKKNPRSLIISNSILTSDYSITLPEIMYNFALILRSSSQYNSFKAIRLFESQIPSHIKDTMPWCLVQLGKLHFEIINYDMSLKYFNRLKDLQPARVKDMEIFSTLLWHLHDKVKSSNLANGLMDTMPNKPETWCCIGNLLSLQKDHDAAIKAFEKATQLDPNFAYAYTLQGHEHSSNDSSDSAKTCYRKALACDPQHYNAYYGLGTSAMKLGQYEEALLYFEKARSINPVNVVLICCCGGSLEKLGYKEKALQYYELACHLQPTSSLSKYKMGQLLYSMTRYNVALQTFEELVKLVPDDATAHYLLGQTYRIVGRKKDAIKELTVAMNLDPKGNQVIIDELQKCHMQE